The sequence gggcatgttcaccactgtgttacatggcctttccttttgacaacactcagtaaacgtttgggaactgaggagacacattttttaagcttctcaggtggaattatttcccattcttgcttgatgtacagcttaagttgttcaacagtccgggggtctccgttgtgatattttaggcttataatgcgccacacattttcaatgggagacaggtctggactacaggcaggccagtctagtacccgcactcttttactatgaagccacgttgatgtaacacgtggcttggcattgtcttgctgaaataagcaggggcgtctatggtaacgttgcttgttgctccaaaacctgtatgtacctttcagcattaatggcgccttcacagatgtgtaagttacccatgtcttgggcactaatacacccccataccatcacagatgctggcttttcaaccttgcgcctataacaatccggatggttcttttcctctttggtccggaggacacgacgtccacagtttccaaaaacaatttgaaatgtggactcatcagaccacagaacacttttccactttgtatcagtccatcttagatgagctcaggcccagcgaagccgacagcgtttctgggtgttgttgataaacggttttcgccttgcataggagagttttacttgcacttacagagcgaccaactgtagttatgacagtgtgtttctgaagtgttcctgagcccatgtggtgatatcctttacacactgatgtcgcttgttgatgcagtacagcctgagggatcgaaggtcacgggcttagctgcttacgtgcggtgatttctccagattctctgaaccctttgatgatattacgtaccgtagatggtgaaatccctaaattccttgcaatagctggttgagaaaggtttttcttaaactgttcaacaatttgctcacgcatttgttgacaaagtggtgaccctcgccccatccttgtttgtgaatgactgagcatttcatggaatctacttttatacccaatcatggcacccacctgttcccaatttgcctgttcacctgtgggatgttccaaataagtgtttgatgagcattcctcaacattatcagtatttattgccacctttcccaacttctttgtcacgtgttgctggcatcaaattctaaagttaatgattatttgcaaaaaaaaaaaaatgtttatcagtttgaacatcaaatatcttgtctttgtagcatattcaactgaatatgggttgaaaatgatttgcaaatcattgtattccgtttatatttacatctaacacaatttcccaactcatacagaaacggggtttgtaaaattaatgactttttaaaacgccactgtacggagcggtacatatccggtaaaacacggacgtagggcatacttgccaaccctcccgattttcccgggagggtttttcagtgcctctcccgaaaatctcccggggcaaccattctcccgaatttctcccgatttccacccggacaacattattggggcgtgccttaaaggcactgcctttggcgtcctctacaacctgtcgtcacgtccgcttttcctccatataaacagcgtgccggcccagtcacataatacaggtaaaagccagtaaattagaatattttgaaaaacttgatttatttcagtaattgcattcaaaaggtgtaacttgtacattatatttattcattgcacacagactgatgcattcaaatgtttatttcatttaattttgatgatttgaagtggcaacaaatgaaaatccaaaattccgtgtgtcacaaaattagaatattacttaaggctaatacaaaaaagggatttttagaaatgttggccaactgaaaagtatgaaaatgaaaaatatgagcatgtacaatactcaatacttggttggagctccttttgtctcagctactgcgttaatgcggcgtggcatggagtcgatgagtttctggcactgctcaggtgttatgagagcccaggttgctctgatagtggccttcaactcttctgcgtttttgggtctggcattctgcatcttccttttcacaataccccacagattttctatggggctaaggtcaggggagttggcgggccaatttagaacagaaataccatggtccgtaaaccaggcacgggtagattttgcgctgtgtgcaggcgccaagtcctgttggaacttgaaatctccatctccatagagcaggtcagcagcaggaagcatgaagtgctctaaaacttgctggtagacggctgcgttgaccctggatctcaggaaacagagtggaccgacaccagcagatgacatggcaccccaaaccatcacccaaccatgcaaattttgcatttcctttggaaatcgaggtcccagagtctggaggaagacaggagaggcacaggatccacgttgcctgaagtctagtgtaaagtttccaccatcagtgatggtttggggtgccatgtcatctgctggtgtcggtccactctgtttcctgagatccagggtcaacgcagccgtctaccagcaagttttagagcacttcatgcttcctgctgctgacctgctctatggagatggagatttcaagttccaacaggacttggcgcctgcacacagcgcaaaatctacccgtgcctggtttacggaccatggtatttctgttctaaattggcccgccaactcccctgaccttagccccatagaaaatctgtggggtattgtgaaaaggaagatgcagaatgccagacccaaaaacgcagaagagttgaaggccactatcagagcaacctgggctctcataacacctgagcagtgccagaaactcatcgactccatgccacgccgcattaacgcagtaattgaggcaaaaggagctccaaccaagtattgagtattgtacatgctcatatttttcattttcatacttttcagttggccaacatttctaaaaatcccttttttgtattagccttaagtaatattctaattttgtgacacacggaatttcggattttcatttgttgccacttcaaatcatcaaaattaaatgaaataaacatttgaatgcatcagtctgtgtgcaatgaataaatataatgtacaagttacaccttttgaatgcaattactgaaataaatcaagtttttcaaaatattctaatttactggcttttacctgtatatgcggcttttacacacacataagtgaatatacatacttgatcaagagccatacatgtcacaccgagggtggccgtataaacaactttttttatttatttgtattttatttttttgtcctgtccagtttttcaggcaaatcatatagttgatgtagatgcccatatcggctgttcagatttactttacaaaagagaagtgtaggatatttctcgtgttgccttatttgtatttgactttattaaatgtatttatattagcaTTTGATGCAgccaggccggagcaggaggggatagaatgagagagaaaaaagaagacagagggggaaattgtggggacaagagggggattagacagagatacaaaaaaaaaaacaacaacaaacacaacaataacaacaacaacaacaatacagcaacatcagcaaataggatatgtacaaataagatggtaaaagtgatagcaaagaagcagttagtgaaataaataataatacagaaatgacaatgagcattattacactacagatggaccaatacaaataccaatagaaatagcactactgataatgaacaataccaatattttacctctattatcaacaatacagttgttcaaatgcaacaatacatatacgtaatgataactagagatacaaaagaatgcagaaaaatggaggggaagaaagagaagcaacctatattaaccttgtagattgttatagcaaaaataggttaagctttgtcagtgtgccatgtgttacccagtttcccctagagcaacaacgttaatatatgtttgatgaaacgtgccgggcccagtcacataatatctacggcttttcgcacacacaagtgaatgcaatgcatacttggtcaacagccacacaggtcacactgagggtggccgtataaacaactttaacactgttacaaatatacgccacactgtgaacccacaccaaacaagaatgacaaacacatttcgggggggaaatccgcaccgtaacacaacataaacacttccTTAGTAAACTCACCAAGATGCCACCCTGGAGTTATTTAGTCCGTTTAgcggattggagagctagctaagTCTAAATCTTAGCTGCGGAATAGCCAAAACTGGGCTTTTTTTGGTGATTAGAAGGAATGCaggtttattatttatatatttttaacacaatCTACAGCAGCCTCAGTAGTTGgtgataaatacataaaaaatgccAGGGTAATTAACCCACCTGCCATTTAATTAAACAACTGCACACCAGAGTATGCAGTTTTTAATTGACAATGTGCCAGTGCATCATTTCTCCTCGTTGCTTCCGTCACCACAGTTATGTCTCTCACCAGGGGAAGAGGGAGGGAAGAAAGTGCCAAAAGGTGTAAAAGTGATGGACGGCGATGAGAAGCTCTTGTAAGTATCCCCTACTTGTAGCCATGACAAATTCAGTAAAGGGAAGAGATGGAGGGCATGAATTAACTGCTGAATTAATCATTGTGTGGAAAAAGAAGTGactataaaataaaatgaatcgTGCGGGGATATCGCACTGAGGACAGACTTCTGTCTCTCAGGTCGGAAACGGAATAACATCTGATCAAAGCTCTGCTTGGATTGTCGCGGTACAATTTTAGACAAATGTAGATCTCGTAGACCACAaggtcatttatttatttattttttttttttttttttatgtcctgtccagcttctcaggcaaatcatatagttgatgtagaagcccatgtcggctgttcagatttactttacaaaagagaagtgtaggatacttctcttgttgccttatttgtatttgactttattaaatgtatttatattatcatttagtgcagccgggccggagcaggaggggatagaaagagaaaaaaaaagaagacagagggggaaattgtggggacaagagggggattagacagagagacaaaaacaacaacagcaaacaacaacaacaacaacaacaatagagcaacatcagcaaatatgacatgtacaaatatgatggtaaaagtaatagcaaataagcagttagcgaaaaataaaaaataatacagaaatgacaatgagcattattacactacaaatggatcaatacaaataccaatagaaatagcgctattgataatgaacaataccaataatttacctttattatcaacaatacagttgtttaaatgcaacaatacatatacgtaatgataacttgagatacgaaagaatgcagaaaaatggagggggagaaagagaagcaacctacattaaccttgtagattgttatagtcaaaataggttaagctttgtcagtgtgccatgtgttacacccagtttaccctagggcaacaacgttaatatatgtttgatgaaacgtgattatgtgcataagtgtaagtatgcatatgtacttgtatatgtacagaatgtgtatatgtgtttgtacaatgaatgtatatgtacagaatgtgtatatgtgtttgtacagtgaatgtatatgtacagtatgtgtatgtgtatgtttgtatattgaatgtgcgtgtggatgtacgaacattaggtaggtaaatatgtactgtatttgtgtatgtatgtgggagcgtaggtacctatgtacgtatgtgagcatatgtgaatttgcatgtacaatacattcgactcccagagtgcgtgggagccagagcacggccccatcacccccgagagcccaacccacaaacaggaggcgtggtgcccagggaaccagggaccaccgcccccacgcagccaagccggccagcgacaggaaccccagagcccgacccaccgtaccgcccacaagggccagcagcaggccgcagacagacgcacccggcagaggacagggcacgagaaaagcaggggacagccagaccccaacccagcgagagaccacaccccacacgggcagaaaggcgagacgccccgcccgagggacccagagactccccgcaaccggacgggaagaccgcccccgccccaccggcaaccgggcccccacaagGTCATTTATTAACATCAAGTATATTGCACtacacagcagcaacacaaccaatgttaaAATAATAGCAAACTGCTCGGTCAGCAGTAATACAtttcattgtaaacaacagtacATATAGTAGCTGAATTGTAACATTTAAACAGCATAGTATGTAAGCCAAGTGTAAGACGCATAATATTGTAATATATGAATTtaaacagggcagcacggtggaagaggggctagtgcatctgcctcacaatacgaaggtcctgagtagtcttgggttcaatcccgggctcgggatctttctgtgtggagtttgcatgttctccccgtgactgcgtgggttcccaccgggtactccggcttcctcccacttccaaaaacatgcacctggggataagttgattggcaacactaaattggccctagggtgtgaatgtgagtgtgaatgttgtctgtctatctgtgttggccctgcgatgaggtggcgacttgtccagggtgtaccccgccttccgcccgattgtagctgagataggctccagcgcccccgaagggaataagcggtagaaaatggatggatggatgaatttaaaCATGAATTACTAAAAATGTACAATTAATTCTTTATAATTGAATTACATGCATGATTtaataaaatgatcaaaaaacacAGTTACAATTGTTCTGGAATAAGTTAGACACGCATGATTTAATAACATGATTTTGAaagtgtgtatttaaaaaaaaaaatacaattaataattgTCTAAAGTGCAACAGTCCTGATCAAAcaaaatttgattaaaaatatataatttatggAATTACATAAGTGAAATTTCacctcaaaaaaatattttatggaaatacttttttttttttttaattacacatgtactataatgaaatatttgaaaaaaaacataactgatttttttagaaaaatggtataataataaaatctgattttaaaaatgtgttaaaaaatacaataataatataccaataaaaaagtaaaaaaataaaatatgattttaaaaatgtgtttaaaaaatacaataataatataccaataaaaaagttttaaaaaagtgtttatttAATCATACAcatgatataataataaaatatgattttaaaatatattaaaaaaatacaactgcTATTTCTTTTGAAAAGTGtaacaaacataataataaaatatgattttaaaaaaaactacaattattttttcaaaattacacacgatatgaaaaaatatgattttaaaaatacaattaaaattgtTCTAAAaagaaatacacatttttttggaaaaaaatgtttttgttcatgtttattaTGAACGATGCAATAAAAAACTACATtaaattatacaaaaataaatacaaatttattttaaaacgtttttttgtttCAAGAGTCTAACATGAGTCTGTTGACTAACAATATCTCAAAGTGCATGCATGTATACCTTCACTTTCAATGCATCCACTGACATCTCGTGGcattattaaaaacaaaatcaCGAGGTTGCCGACAGCCACAGTTCTTACTACTAATGTTGTTTTGATCCGGCGTTAAACCATTGTAAACCATGTAGCCACCGAGAGAGAGCGCAGACAATGGATGCAAAACAATTAAATATAGTTGTTACATATCAATACATTTCAAAAGCATTAAATAGATGAACCGCAATCAGATTACAAGCTGTGTGAGTTCTCACCCCAAAACAACTGCAGGCAATAAGATCCAGATGAGCCGCCATGACACCAGCAGGCGTATAAAACCTTGTCCTCCTTCTCAGCTATAAAAACGGTCTTTAAAATCTTATCCTACGAGCAGCGAAGGCTGCTTCAGAAACAGTGTGATGCTAAAATAAAGTCTCTAGCAATGTTGGTAATAATTCTGTATAGGAAGAACCTTCCAACAGTGAAATAATTAGCAGCAATTCCTGTGTATGTATCCCAAAAAAACATTCCCCCTGCAGGAAAATGGTCAACTAAGTGTACACACAGTTCTCCCAAAAGAGGGTAGATGACCCATGCAAGGGTTTCATTGCAGCGATGACACTGGAGAACCAATTACAAAGCTAAGACTGCTAATGAGGTGTACAGTTACCTGATCCAATGACCAGAAGACAACAAAAAGGTGATCAATATTTAATGCTAACACTGTACTCCCAGTCTGCTGCTCCATCAAAGAAAAAAGTCATTACATAGAAACTTCATTGGATTTAATTGAATGAACAATTTATTCAGGGTTTTTTCcttccttatttttttattattaccatatttcccggactataagccgctacttttttcccccccaaaaaaaatcagttaTGCATGGggcggctaatttatagatttttctccCACTGCCTTAATGTTTTGAAtataacaaatagttttcaaataacacagacagagacactgaaaaggtgtgttattgtttgtgctatggcgccatcttttggacaacttTACTCACTGCAGATGTTGCGGATTCAAAATGTACTTCTAATTTcgtgccttgaactggaagtataaCCGCCCCTAGCGTTTTAGCTCAAAAAGATTCTTCATCATTCCAGGCAgcgtttgtaaattttacaatacaactaaaacaattcatacttactaaaccatcccatgtgggatgtctgtaggagtgttttcatgcatatttttgcatgctatcgtaatgtaatcaagctaacgTCGTTAGCATAAGTAAATATGCCAACACGTCTACAActgtctgttagtattattaacctaCAATGGCACTCTTTTCAACGTGGAGTTACTGTGTCTGTTTAGCTAGATGGAGAGCTTGattccgcagctagcgggtccatgatgacgacgtctgttttgtttgatcagccgttttactgccgtgttacagtcaccatttggaaacaattaaggtatgtaaataacaatgttacaaaatatttcgtacctgtatgtatctgtggcttatagtctggtgtggctaataccgtatttccttgaattgccgccaagtatatattatccgcatgcctcgtatTACCgttgggtcaaactcgtttcgcaaaataattagcgcatgcttagaattagcgcatgcttagaattactgccgggtcaaacttgtttaccaaaataattagcgcatgcttagttttaccgccgggtcaaactcgtttcgcagaataattagcatatgcctcgttttaccgccgggtcaaactcgtcacgtcaccagtgacacttcacctttcaaggcataattttaaaaaaatggaggaggctaatttcaataatttaaaatcgcataaagggaagaagataaagagctattcagtaggatttaaggtccaagctattgaatatgctaaaaagaacagtaagcagctatgttttattaatataccggtaGCTGTGTGtgtcatggtggtagagggcgctagtgatcccagggagcatttttgcgactactcggctgcagaagaagtgacaacaagcagcaacagttcgcgatcgtttattttttttctctcgtctggacttttaacatggaggattacatatctaaaataaaacagttttctaaactggactttcaatcgaagcaggaggtaataattaaaggaagctctccatcaagacagagagacttttaaaactgaagaaagataaggaagacttctataaacaagttatcgatgcatttattcagaaggagcggcgcatggacttcatttataagtaaaggtaagaccataataacgttttttttttattaaatgtgcttttcatgatggtatccttacatcacactcaaatttataagcgcatgccttAATTtatcgcatgcctttggtaagcgccggagtgagaagaggttttaaaataattagcgcgtgcttacatttaccgcatgcctttggtaagcgccggagtgagaagaagttttaaattaattaccgccccggcactaattcaaggaaatacggtatatgtaaaaatatatatttcgccTAATATTtgatgggtgcggcttaaataccggtgtgctctatagcccagaaaatacggtatgtatgttgtCATTAAATCTGTTATGAGTAATtctaatatacaaataaaataaaaacaatttatggAAATATGAAATCACTCAAGCTAAATTGGTGAAGCACCTTCTGCCATCTAGTGGTTCTTCATGTAACTGCAGTATCGAACGGTGTCTTTCATATGGTATGTAATGCTTTGGCAATAAAAGGGAAACAAAGTTGGCAGACTCACAAACTTCCGTTTCAGCTTCGCCTTGCTACTGCGCACAGGCTTGCCCTCCTCCGCTGCCGTCCCCCCGTTGAAGTCCGAGCTCATGTCCAGGTGGTTGTCGGCAGAGATGCTCTTTCGGAGGTAAGCGGTGCGCGCCCGGAAGTGGGAGAAGGGCGACTGGGAGCGAGGCCGGGCTTCACCTCGCTCGGGCTCCTCTTCGGCCTCCATGTCATCCTCCAAGCGCCACAGCTccccttaaaaaaaaggaaaaaagtttGGTTATCATCACAACAAAatgttgcaaaaacatttttttttccttctgcaGCCTGAATCCACACACTGAATGGAAATCGTCCTTTATGTAAAAGCAGGAGGCAGGAAGCAAATTTGCGGCGTCTTTGTCTTCGGGCGTTCACACTATCCGGCTGTCAGAATGTGCTAGTCACGTCTGAAGCCCATCACTCTATTTTCGATGTGTGTCACGCGTTGTCCTGACAGCAGTGCCTCAGTCACGGCGCTTGCAAAACACACCCTGTAACTATTAGGTGACTGATGGATGTAAATGTGTCCATCAATATTACCGGATTACACTCACATGAATAAGTACTAATGAGAGTTACGCAACAAATTACGTTTTAAGAAATATGTTAGTTCTCAATTTTAAAGTGTTCATTTCACAGTGTGTGTTTAATTGGTATTTAATTGCATTGAATCATAATAAGAGTTTCTATTATCTAAATTAGCATTgagaaagttaaagtaccactgatagtcacacacacattaggtgtttcactgatggtggaaactttacactagacttcaggcaacgtggatcctgtgcctctcctgtcttcctccagactctgggacctcgatttccaaaggaaatgcaaaatttgcatggttgggtgatggtttggggtgccatgtcatctgctggtgtcggtccactctgtttcctgagatccagggtcaacgcagccgtctaccagcaagttttagagcacttcatgcttcctgctgctgacctgctctatggagatggagatttcaagttccaacaggacttggcgcctgcacacagcgcaaaatctacccgtgcctggtttacggaccatggtatttctgttctaaattggcccgccaactcccctgaccttagccccatagaaaatctgtggggtattgtgaaaaggaagatgcagaatgccagacccaaaaacgcagaagagttgaaggccactatcagagcaacctgggctctcataacacctgagcagtgccagaaactcatcgactccatgccacgccgcattaacgcagtaattgaggcaaaaggagctccaaccaagtattgagtattgtacatgctcatatttttcattttcatacttttcagttggccaacatttctaaaaatcccttttttgtattagccttaagtaatattctaattttgtgacacacggaattttggattttcatttgttgccacttcaaatcatcaaaattaaatgaaataaacatttgaatgcatcagtctgtgtgcaatgaataaatataatgtacaagttacaccttttgaatgcaattactgaaataaatcaagtttttcaaaatattctaatttactggcttttacctgtatataaaaaaaatgggtatttctgtctgtcattccatcgtacatttttttttccttttacggaaggttttttgtagagaataaatgatgaaaaaaacacttaattgaacggtttaaaagagattaattaattaattaatttatttatttatttttaatacattttattaatattattttttaatttttcccctccctcagggggggggctcggcggggcggttgctggttgttccatctccatcgttggggtccctgcgggtgtggtgaaattactctctgcatttgacccatcctcttgttccactccctgggagctgaggggagcagtgaacagccgcggtggccgcgctcgggaatcatttggtgatttttaAAGTGCCGTAAACGACCACAACGTAGTTTGCTGGACATCTTTGTGATTCGTTTTCATGCATTCTTATGCACAAGTGGATGAAAGCTTAAGAAGTGTAGTTGGATGTTGATTTATTTACAGTTTcgtcataaaattgcccaaaactGATGCCATGAGTTTAAAAGTGACAACTAAAACTGCACACAAAAACATCTAGTGGTGGAAATGTTGGGCGAATGTGCACCTACAGTATTGATCCAGATAGAAAAAGTCTGACAAATATCTTGTATTCGGCTTGCATCATATTCAGGGTCTTGATAGTCTTATATGCAAACCAGCAGGTGGCACCAAAAAACTTCTacctaagccatacttgccaaccctcccggattttccgggagactcccgaaattcagcgcctcttccgaaaacctcccgagacaaattttctcccgaaagtctcccgaaattcaggcggagctggaggccacgccccctccagctccatgcggacctgagtgaggacagcctgttttcacgtccgctttcccacaatataaacagcgtgcctgcccaatcacgttataactgtagaatgatcgagggcgagttcttggtttcttatgtgggtttattgttaggcagtttcattaacgtcctcccagcgcggtaacaacacacaacaacagcagtcacgttttcgtctaccgtaaagcagtttgtctgccgtaaacagcaatgttgtgacactcttaaacaggacaatactgccatctactgtacatgcatatgtgacaataacatctagggcttttagagagtgcagtgcacaactgcgcacacaacaaggagacgaagcagaagaacgaggaagatacagccatggcgacgccgacgacgagtaagatgaagaaatacgcttctaAGTTCCAagtcgcagctgcgattggaccagGATGGCc is a genomic window of Nerophis lumbriciformis linkage group LG11, RoL_Nlum_v2.1, whole genome shotgun sequence containing:
- the LOC140679131 gene encoding uncharacterized protein — protein: MATFGKLTDYFNRRKSREELRVTRSSRRSGSYCCTVAEARSLERKLQRPVLAKSRTLPSIPQSPRVSRLHHSDLIGGSPSRRKTPALAGSNPKACTLPPAGELWRLEDDMEAEEEPERGEARPRSQSPFSHFRARTAYLRKSISADNHLDMSSDFNGGTAAEEGKPVRSSKAKLKRKFVSLPTLFPFYCQSITYHMKDTVRYCSYMKNH